A DNA window from Flavisolibacter ginsenosidimutans contains the following coding sequences:
- a CDS encoding CHAD domain-containing protein, whose product MKSSEVKKRVKKHFEKLQPLYGNVLEDFELEKIHDFRLRIKKLNSFLWLLNGDKPAGDLKIKQPLRHFYHTVGNVRNLQLHNQRIETLCKQLQLSPPLYYLQSLQQKEREEKASAREEALHLDVKKHSNKLTKAAPKKLKRARIKNFIINNFTALLTLLKQPVLRNEDLHEVRKILKRFLYVWPWIKDGLKTEFQPPLLNKRTCDNLSAIIGDFMDNIVAVSFFEPPYSLLETNAEEITVLQSLHAHIVADKQRQYNDVVAALKNLLPSTETGRTSVSSPSTTVLL is encoded by the coding sequence ATGAAATCTTCTGAAGTGAAGAAACGCGTAAAGAAACATTTCGAAAAATTACAGCCGCTGTACGGCAACGTGCTGGAAGATTTTGAATTGGAAAAAATACACGACTTCAGGTTGCGCATAAAAAAACTCAATTCGTTTTTGTGGCTGCTCAACGGCGATAAACCGGCAGGCGATTTAAAAATTAAACAGCCGCTTCGGCATTTTTATCACACCGTTGGCAACGTTCGAAACCTGCAATTGCACAACCAGCGGATAGAAACATTGTGCAAGCAACTTCAGCTATCACCGCCGCTGTATTACCTGCAATCGTTGCAACAGAAAGAAAGAGAAGAAAAGGCGTCGGCACGCGAAGAAGCCTTGCATCTCGACGTAAAAAAGCATTCGAACAAATTAACCAAAGCGGCGCCGAAGAAGTTGAAAAGGGCAAGGATAAAAAACTTCATCATCAACAACTTTACGGCACTCCTTACCTTGCTGAAACAACCCGTTCTTCGCAACGAAGACCTGCACGAAGTGCGCAAGATTTTAAAACGCTTTTTGTACGTGTGGCCCTGGATTAAAGACGGGCTGAAGACAGAATTTCAGCCGCCGCTTTTAAACAAAAGAACCTGCGACAACCTTTCCGCCATAATTGGTGATTTTATGGACAACATTGTTGCGGTGAGCTTTTTTGAACCGCCGTATTCGCTGCTGGAAACCAACGCAGAAGAAATCACCGTTCTACAGTCGCTGCATGCACACATCGTCGCCGACAAGCAACGCCAGTACAATGATGTGGTAGCGGCGTTGAAAAACCTTTTGCCTTCAACTGAAACCGGCCGCACTTCCGTTTCTTCACCATCCACCACCGTCTTGTTATGA
- the ppsA gene encoding phosphoenolpyruvate synthase yields the protein MTKLVKKFSEISLADLPEVGGKNASLGEMFSKLHEKGVPVPDGFATTAAAFWLFLDENALRLPLQKLMDELDRKKFSNLKETGAKARALMMQASLPLVVSDAVLFQFRELCEDEHAGFAVRSSATAEDLPQASFAGQHESYLNINTEAELLHAVQKCFASLYTDRAIKYREDNGFAHEKVALSVGVQLMVRADKSCSGVAFTLEPESGFRNVIHLSGVWGLGENMVQGTVTPDEFLVFKPTLRQGKNAILQKRLGDKELMMIYADEASSSPVKNIPTPKHLQEQFVLTDEEIRQVAEWCLSIEDHYGKPMDIEWAKDGVSEKIFILQARPETVQSAKTTTLASEYQLTKKGNLLAKGQAVGNKVAVGKARVLHSPSEAAGLKDGEIVVTEMISPDWDPLLKNVAAIVTDKGGRTSHASIVARELGVPAIVGCENATQKIRPGDVITVSCCEGKAGYVYEGALPFELEEVDFSSVKMPQRTKAMLIAADPDKAFKLSFYPNDGVGLMRLEFIINHFVKVHPMALAKFATLTDEKAKVQIEALTHHYKDKKKYFVDKLSQGIATIAAAFYPKDVIVRMSDFKTNEYANLIGGAAFEPAEENPMIGFRGASRYYSDLYKEGFALECEAVKKVRGDMGLSNVKLMIPFCRTVNEGKKVIEVMAQNGLDRTTDKSLAIYMMAEIPSNVLLAGKFAELFDGFSIGSNDLTQLTLGIDRDSGLLQHLFSEKDEAAQLMIGMMIEKAVKARVKIGLCGQAPSDDPSFAKFLVQKGIGSISFNPDALLKGIKNICDAEAAQDKVAAASKSPLNEAYEIF from the coding sequence ATGACAAAGCTTGTAAAAAAGTTTAGCGAAATATCGCTGGCCGATTTACCCGAGGTAGGCGGCAAGAACGCATCGCTGGGTGAAATGTTCAGCAAACTGCACGAAAAAGGCGTTCCCGTGCCCGACGGTTTTGCCACCACCGCCGCGGCCTTCTGGCTCTTCCTCGATGAAAACGCCTTGCGCCTGCCGCTTCAAAAATTGATGGACGAACTGGACCGAAAAAAATTTTCTAATCTCAAAGAAACCGGCGCAAAAGCAAGGGCTTTGATGATGCAGGCAAGTTTGCCCCTTGTTGTCAGCGATGCCGTCCTGTTTCAGTTTCGTGAGCTTTGCGAAGACGAACACGCAGGCTTTGCCGTACGCAGCAGCGCCACTGCCGAAGATTTACCACAGGCCAGTTTTGCCGGGCAGCACGAGTCTTATCTCAACATCAATACCGAAGCAGAATTATTACACGCTGTGCAAAAATGCTTTGCCTCGCTTTATACCGACCGCGCCATCAAGTACCGCGAAGACAACGGATTTGCGCACGAAAAAGTGGCGCTGTCCGTCGGCGTTCAGTTGATGGTTCGGGCCGATAAAAGCTGTTCCGGCGTCGCCTTTACCCTCGAACCGGAAAGCGGCTTTCGCAACGTCATTCATCTTAGCGGCGTGTGGGGCTTGGGCGAAAACATGGTGCAGGGAACAGTAACCCCAGACGAATTCCTCGTCTTCAAACCAACACTACGGCAGGGCAAAAACGCCATTCTGCAAAAGCGGTTGGGCGACAAAGAGCTGATGATGATTTATGCAGATGAAGCCTCTTCTTCTCCCGTAAAAAACATTCCTACACCCAAACACCTGCAAGAACAGTTTGTGTTGACCGACGAAGAAATCAGGCAGGTGGCTGAATGGTGTCTCTCCATCGAAGACCACTACGGCAAACCGATGGACATTGAGTGGGCAAAGGACGGCGTCAGCGAAAAGATTTTTATTCTGCAGGCACGTCCCGAAACGGTGCAGTCGGCAAAGACCACAACCCTTGCAAGCGAATACCAGCTAACAAAGAAAGGCAACCTGCTGGCCAAGGGTCAGGCCGTTGGCAACAAAGTCGCCGTCGGCAAAGCCCGGGTATTGCATTCTCCTTCGGAAGCAGCCGGTTTGAAAGATGGGGAAATCGTTGTTACGGAAATGATCAGTCCCGATTGGGACCCGCTGCTTAAAAACGTTGCCGCCATTGTTACCGACAAAGGCGGCCGCACCAGTCACGCTTCCATTGTGGCGAGAGAGTTGGGCGTGCCTGCGATTGTGGGCTGCGAAAACGCCACGCAAAAAATCAGGCCCGGTGATGTCATAACGGTTTCCTGTTGCGAAGGCAAGGCCGGTTACGTGTACGAAGGAGCGCTGCCTTTTGAATTGGAAGAAGTGGACTTTTCTTCCGTGAAGATGCCGCAGCGCACCAAAGCAATGCTGATTGCCGCCGATCCCGACAAAGCCTTTAAACTTTCGTTTTATCCAAACGACGGCGTAGGCCTGATGCGGCTTGAATTTATCATCAATCATTTTGTGAAAGTGCATCCAATGGCGTTGGCAAAATTTGCCACTCTCACGGACGAAAAAGCCAAAGTGCAAATTGAAGCCCTTACGCATCATTACAAAGACAAAAAGAAATATTTTGTTGACAAGTTATCGCAGGGCATCGCCACCATTGCGGCGGCGTTTTATCCGAAAGATGTGATTGTGCGCATGAGCGATTTTAAAACAAACGAGTATGCCAACCTTATTGGCGGAGCCGCTTTTGAGCCGGCCGAAGAAAACCCGATGATCGGCTTTCGCGGCGCTTCGCGATACTACAGCGACTTGTACAAAGAAGGTTTTGCACTGGAGTGCGAAGCCGTAAAAAAAGTTCGCGGGGACATGGGATTAAGCAATGTGAAATTAATGATACCGTTTTGCCGCACGGTGAACGAAGGAAAGAAAGTAATTGAGGTCATGGCCCAAAACGGTTTGGACAGAACAACGGATAAAAGCTTAGCGATTTACATGATGGCCGAAATACCAAGCAACGTTTTGCTGGCCGGAAAATTTGCCGAGCTCTTCGACGGCTTTTCCATTGGCTCAAACGACTTAACGCAGCTTACGCTTGGCATTGACCGCGACTCCGGTTTGCTGCAACATCTTTTCAGCGAAAAGGACGAAGCGGCACAATTGATGATTGGCATGATGATAGAAAAAGCTGTGAAGGCCCGCGTCAAAATTGGCCTGTGCGGGCAAGCGCCAAGCGATGATCCATCCTTCGCAAAATTTCTCGTGCAAAAAGGCATCGGCAGCATTTCGTTTAATCCCGATGCCTTGCTGAAAGGCATAAAAAATATTTGCGACGCAGAAGCCGCGCAGGATAAAGTTGCGGCCGCAAGCAAATCGCCGTTAAACGAAGCGTATGAAATCTTCTGA
- a CDS encoding universal stress protein, whose translation MKKFIAAFDGLDFSESTLQYAIHLTQKANAHLVGVFLEDFTRRSYGMNELAHYSGEDMDSYVHEMDEKDKHVRDESIDRFKKACSAAGISHTIHRDRNVALQELLHESIYADLLIIGSAETLTRYEEGLPTRFLRDLLNDVQCPVVVVPATYQAFDSLILLYDGEPSSVHAVRTFSYLFEDLKSLPTEIVSVKEQREAAVLPDARLIREYVRGHFPAADAVILKGDPDDVIIGYLQRKKNSSLVVLGAYQRSRFSRLFKPSMADHLLQHLKLPLFIAHNKS comes from the coding sequence ATGAAAAAATTTATTGCCGCTTTTGACGGCCTCGATTTTTCGGAGAGCACTTTACAGTATGCCATACACCTCACACAAAAAGCAAACGCTCATTTGGTAGGCGTCTTTCTCGAAGATTTCACACGCCGGAGCTACGGCATGAACGAGCTGGCGCATTACAGCGGCGAGGACATGGACTCCTACGTGCACGAAATGGATGAAAAAGACAAACACGTCCGCGACGAAAGCATTGATCGTTTTAAAAAGGCTTGTTCGGCTGCTGGCATTTCGCACACCATACACCGCGACCGCAACGTAGCCCTGCAGGAACTTTTGCACGAGTCAATCTATGCCGACTTGTTGATCATTGGCTCGGCGGAAACATTAACCCGTTACGAGGAAGGTTTGCCCACGCGGTTCTTGCGCGACTTGCTCAACGATGTACAATGCCCGGTAGTTGTTGTGCCCGCAACCTATCAAGCATTCGATAGCCTCATTTTGCTTTACGACGGCGAGCCTTCTTCCGTTCATGCGGTGCGAACTTTCAGTTATCTTTTTGAAGACCTCAAATCCTTACCCACGGAAATCGTCAGCGTAAAGGAACAAAGAGAAGCGGCCGTGTTGCCCGATGCACGCCTCATTCGTGAATATGTAAGAGGACATTTCCCCGCAGCCGATGCCGTCATTTTAAAAGGCGATCCTGATGATGTAATTATCGGCTACCTACAACGCAAGAAAAATTCCTCGCTGGTTGTGTTGGGTGCTTACCAGCGAAGCCGTTTTTCAAGGTTGTTCAAACCCAGCATGGCCGATCATCTTTTACAACACCTGAAGCTGCCGCTCTTTATTGCTCACAATAAATCCTGA
- a CDS encoding universal stress protein has protein sequence MEKILLVINAHKPNLASISFACKTAAETGSKITGLFIENLFYRPAAQLDEASYFSSISENEAATEVVTDSEQAVQLFVQECALQKVQTETYVDKGEPIQEVIFESRFADLLIVDPHLNFYDGEEQIPSHFTKEILANAECPVLLAPDAPEEINQVAFCYDGSASAAFAIKQFTYLMPSYKNKKAVLLQVSGSGKSELGEDHRRLMAWMRAHYDVVTFESLKGQAKDELLTHFFMHTGVMVVMGSYGRSLLSNFFKHSAAEGLIRTVDLPIFITHH, from the coding sequence ATGGAAAAGATCCTCCTCGTTATAAACGCACACAAGCCAAACCTTGCTTCAATAAGTTTTGCCTGCAAGACGGCAGCAGAAACGGGTTCAAAAATCACGGGTTTGTTTATTGAAAACCTTTTTTACAGGCCTGCCGCGCAATTGGATGAAGCATCCTACTTCAGTAGCATCAGCGAAAACGAAGCAGCAACCGAGGTAGTGACCGACTCGGAACAAGCGGTGCAGCTTTTTGTGCAGGAATGTGCTTTGCAAAAAGTGCAAACCGAAACCTACGTGGACAAAGGCGAACCGATTCAGGAAGTGATTTTTGAAAGCCGCTTTGCCGACCTGCTTATTGTTGATCCGCACCTGAATTTTTACGACGGCGAAGAACAAATTCCTTCGCATTTTACCAAGGAAATTTTGGCGAATGCAGAATGTCCCGTGTTGCTTGCACCCGATGCTCCAGAAGAGATAAACCAGGTTGCTTTTTGTTACGACGGAAGTGCCTCGGCCGCGTTTGCCATCAAACAGTTCACATATCTGATGCCCTCCTACAAAAACAAAAAAGCAGTATTGCTGCAAGTCTCCGGTAGCGGCAAAAGTGAATTGGGCGAAGACCACCGCCGCCTGATGGCCTGGATGCGTGCGCATTACGATGTTGTAACTTTCGAGTCTCTGAAAGGACAGGCAAAGGACGAACTGCTCACGCATTTCTTCATGCATACCGGTGTGATGGTAGTGATGGGTTCCTATGGCCGCAGCCTGCTCTCAAATTTCTTCAAACACAGTGCGGCCGAAGGTCTCATCCGCACGGTTGATCTACCCATTTTTATCACGCACCATTAA
- a CDS encoding DUF4395 domain-containing protein, which translates to MKKKNKVIKFGDDIEGYALPVLNEREIRASAGIMFLVLFLSLMLILFKQDFLLVKYVIVVFLTDFIIRVFISPRLSPVLIIGRLIVSRQVPEYVGAPQKKFAWKIGLALSGLMFFLLVLLNSYSIITGVTCLACLVFLFFESAFGICLGCLVYGLFYKEKARHCAGEVCGTRQKQTIQRIAPAHVLIVVGFVVYVMLAVVLFNDHFRIAPRNLKTIINSR; encoded by the coding sequence ATGAAAAAGAAAAACAAGGTTATAAAATTTGGTGACGACATAGAGGGATATGCCCTCCCGGTTTTAAATGAGCGGGAAATAAGAGCATCGGCAGGAATTATGTTTTTGGTTTTGTTTCTCTCTCTGATGCTGATCCTGTTTAAGCAGGATTTCTTGTTGGTCAAGTACGTGATCGTTGTCTTTCTTACAGATTTTATCATTCGCGTCTTTATCAGTCCCAGGCTTTCTCCTGTCTTAATCATCGGCCGGTTGATCGTCAGCCGGCAGGTTCCCGAATACGTCGGAGCGCCGCAGAAAAAATTTGCCTGGAAAATAGGCTTGGCTTTATCAGGCCTAATGTTCTTTCTTCTGGTCTTGTTAAATTCCTATAGCATCATAACTGGCGTAACCTGCCTGGCTTGTCTGGTCTTCTTGTTCTTTGAATCGGCGTTTGGCATTTGCCTGGGATGCCTGGTTTACGGTTTGTTTTATAAAGAGAAGGCTCGACATTGTGCGGGTGAAGTTTGCGGGACAAGGCAAAAACAAACTATTCAGAGGATAGCACCCGCACACGTTCTCATTGTTGTTGGTTTCGTTGTATATGTCATGCTTGCGGTTGTTCTTTTTAATGATCATTTTCGTATAGCCCCGAGAAACCTGAAGACAATCATCAACTCCCGATGA
- a CDS encoding Ig-like domain-containing protein has protein sequence MLHSCDQNLKQLVQSNFKTVSLFLFSVLLTLSASAATITVTTTNDTHAANPGAGTGLDASNQISFRSALEAANAVGGSQTIVVPAGTYNLTLGMITLNDIVENITINGAGASTTIVHMTTTLQGRILFIGTSGLQPNMITTINNMQFTGGNLTSDDYGGGAIIAGGPSNSLTLNGCIFQNNTVPFDKGSGGAVRYNGGGTLTIDNCTFTNNTNAAADGGAVSYFLENLVSAGNGSVSITNSTFTNNTVTNTAVGGAGGGAIYVSAQGRINAGVTFSVSILKNTFTGNATNAVGGAGGALEINNAFDVGNTAQVHYNRIVNNTSTIAPNGLVMPSSQGNVDANDNWWGCNTGPNVAGACNMAAIGGSGGTGTLTTGTWLQLQTTASPNPICNTSAGLGNTSNITTSFLKNSAGTSITLANLVTLIGRPVTWSSTLGSLSSQQGTIQANGQATALFTSDGTGGTATVNAVVDNLTATETSPSRANITVHTIPTVTNPVTTTVCRDGTATFTATITGTPAPTIHWRVGTTNLVDGLQASGSTVSGAGTATLTITNAQAGDALANYNVQAANECGTATSTDAALTVNIPSVAPTSISGTNIYCNPGSTTLTAEGGTLGTAANYQWGTGSVVGASPLPGQTASTLTVSPTVTTTYWVQIENTASPCTVNTGGPTQVVTVNQPSVAPSGISGTTTICSGSLTTLTATGGILGTGATYQWGTGAVVGTSPLIGETNSTLTVSPSSTATYWVRIENTASPCTPTTDGVTQVVTVYQPSSAPSGITGNTTICNGGSTTLAVTGGTLGTNAHYQWGTGTVVGTAPLSGETSSTLTVSPTSNTTYWVRIENTASPCTANTAGVTQSITVNQLSMAPTGATGSTSICNGGSTILTVAGGTKGTGATTEWFTGSCGGTPAGTGDAITVSPSTNTTYFVRYNGTCNTTTCAMVTVNITSTNSIVLTSATGTDAQAACINTPITTITYATTGATGANFSGLPAGVSGSWSANVVTINGSPSSSGISNYTVTLTGGCGNVSIGGSITVNPVPTVTTPTVTQPTCAAPAGTIVVNASGTGTLEYSINGGANWFTSNTFSPGAGNYTIAVRSQNFPACVTNYSGNPVALNAATGCTVPPTITCPATITTTAASGQCSKSVSFSASATGVPAPTIVYKIGATIITSPYTFPVGTTTVNCRASNGTLPDATCSFTVTVNDDQPPVIHTITNPIVLLWSPNHKYQTISVSQFVTSVTDNCGNIPVGYVVITKVTSDEADDAPGNGDGNTTQDIKIASDCKSVDLRSERMDGGNGRVYTIYFFVNDGKGNTATATATAIVAPNQSGTTAIDNGPVYTVNGNCNTGSFMTQTQYIGESITTVKPEGVRVQNHPNPFSSFTTIRYWLPAEAQVSLAVYNSLGQRVSHLVNGRMSAGEHAVRFEASDRTAGIYLYTLKTTDAEGKPVVFNGKMVIAK, from the coding sequence ATGCTCCATTCTTGCGACCAAAATCTGAAGCAACTTGTACAAAGCAATTTTAAAACGGTAAGTCTATTTCTTTTTTCTGTTCTGCTTACTTTGTCAGCTTCTGCAGCTACTATTACGGTCACCACAACCAACGATACGCATGCCGCTAACCCAGGTGCAGGAACTGGTCTCGATGCTTCTAACCAAATCTCTTTCCGTTCGGCGCTAGAGGCGGCCAATGCTGTTGGTGGTTCACAAACGATAGTTGTTCCCGCAGGAACGTACAATCTTACGCTCGGCATGATAACCTTGAACGATATCGTCGAGAATATTACCATTAACGGTGCAGGAGCATCTACAACAATCGTTCACATGACGACAACGCTGCAAGGCCGTATTCTGTTTATAGGCACGTCTGGGCTGCAGCCAAATATGATAACCACGATAAACAACATGCAGTTTACCGGGGGTAATCTTACCAGCGATGATTATGGCGGCGGCGCTATTATTGCCGGGGGCCCATCAAATAGCTTAACCCTGAATGGTTGCATTTTTCAAAACAATACTGTTCCGTTTGACAAAGGTTCCGGTGGCGCTGTTCGCTACAATGGGGGAGGAACATTAACTATTGACAATTGCACTTTTACTAATAATACAAATGCTGCTGCTGATGGTGGCGCTGTAAGTTATTTTCTTGAAAACCTGGTAAGTGCTGGAAACGGATCGGTTAGCATCACCAATTCTACATTTACCAACAATACAGTTACCAATACCGCTGTTGGCGGTGCTGGCGGTGGCGCTATCTATGTTTCTGCACAGGGAAGGATCAATGCCGGTGTTACATTCAGTGTTTCTATTTTAAAAAATACGTTTACAGGCAATGCAACGAATGCCGTTGGTGGCGCAGGCGGCGCATTAGAAATAAACAATGCATTTGATGTTGGTAATACAGCCCAGGTGCATTATAACCGCATAGTAAATAATACTTCTACCATTGCGCCAAATGGTCTTGTTATGCCAAGTTCACAAGGCAATGTAGATGCAAACGACAACTGGTGGGGTTGTAATACAGGGCCAAATGTTGCCGGAGCTTGTAACATGGCTGCTATTGGTGGTAGCGGTGGCACGGGAACGCTGACTACAGGTACCTGGTTGCAACTACAAACCACTGCTTCACCCAACCCTATTTGTAATACTTCCGCAGGGCTGGGCAATACATCTAACATTACAACAAGTTTCCTTAAAAACTCAGCAGGTACTTCAATTACACTGGCCAACTTAGTTACTTTAATCGGTCGTCCTGTTACCTGGAGTTCAACGCTGGGAAGCCTTTCCAGCCAGCAAGGAACCATCCAGGCCAATGGACAGGCTACGGCATTATTCACTTCTGACGGAACAGGGGGTACAGCAACTGTGAATGCTGTGGTCGATAATTTAACGGCTACAGAAACTTCTCCTTCCAGGGCAAATATTACTGTACATACAATTCCAACTGTCACCAACCCGGTTACTACTACGGTTTGCAGAGATGGTACAGCCACATTTACAGCAACCATAACAGGAACTCCTGCACCTACTATACATTGGCGTGTTGGTACAACAAATCTTGTGGATGGCCTTCAAGCTTCCGGGTCTACCGTTTCGGGCGCCGGCACAGCCACGTTAACCATCACCAATGCGCAAGCAGGTGATGCGTTAGCCAACTATAATGTACAGGCAGCCAATGAATGCGGAACAGCTACTTCGACCGATGCCGCGCTTACAGTAAATATTCCATCCGTGGCACCAACAAGCATTTCCGGTACAAACATTTATTGTAACCCGGGATCCACTACATTAACCGCTGAAGGAGGCACTTTAGGAACGGCCGCCAATTACCAGTGGGGAACCGGAAGCGTGGTCGGAGCGTCACCATTACCGGGGCAAACGGCTTCTACCCTTACTGTATCACCAACCGTCACTACCACTTATTGGGTGCAGATTGAAAATACGGCTTCACCTTGCACTGTAAATACAGGCGGGCCAACGCAGGTTGTAACGGTTAACCAGCCATCTGTTGCACCATCGGGCATTTCTGGTACTACAACTATATGCAGCGGAAGCCTCACTACCTTAACTGCTACGGGAGGTATCTTGGGAACAGGGGCAACCTACCAATGGGGCACAGGCGCCGTCGTTGGAACCTCGCCACTAATTGGAGAAACAAATTCGACTCTTACCGTATCACCAAGCAGTACCGCAACTTATTGGGTACGGATTGAAAACACAGCTTCACCCTGTACACCAACTACTGATGGCGTAACGCAAGTCGTAACGGTTTATCAACCTTCAAGTGCCCCATCTGGAATTACAGGAAATACAACCATCTGCAATGGCGGTTCCACCACGTTAGCGGTCACCGGCGGTACGTTGGGTACAAATGCACATTATCAGTGGGGAACCGGCACTGTTGTAGGAACGGCACCATTATCAGGCGAGACTTCTTCAACCCTCACTGTATCGCCAACAAGCAATACCACTTATTGGGTGCGAATTGAAAATACGGCTTCACCTTGCACTGCAAATACCGCAGGAGTAACGCAATCTATAACTGTTAACCAGCTCTCTATGGCTCCAACCGGTGCCACCGGAAGTACATCTATCTGTAATGGCGGCAGCACTATATTGACTGTAGCGGGTGGAACAAAAGGAACAGGAGCAACTACAGAATGGTTCACCGGTTCTTGCGGAGGCACTCCGGCAGGCACGGGAGATGCCATCACTGTTTCTCCAAGTACTAACACCACCTATTTTGTAAGGTATAATGGTACATGTAACACCACCACCTGCGCAATGGTAACGGTTAACATTACATCAACTAATAGCATTGTACTTACTTCTGCAACGGGTACCGATGCGCAAGCAGCTTGTATCAATACACCAATAACTACCATCACCTATGCTACAACCGGGGCCACAGGGGCCAACTTTAGTGGTTTGCCAGCAGGTGTAAGCGGATCATGGTCGGCCAATGTTGTAACCATCAATGGTTCGCCATCATCATCGGGTATTTCAAACTACACGGTCACACTAACAGGCGGCTGCGGAAATGTATCCATTGGTGGATCTATAACAGTGAACCCTGTACCAACAGTTACTACACCAACCGTTACCCAACCAACTTGTGCAGCGCCTGCCGGAACGATTGTCGTAAACGCATCAGGCACCGGCACACTTGAGTACAGTATTAATGGTGGTGCTAACTGGTTTACATCCAATACATTCAGTCCTGGAGCAGGTAATTACACTATTGCAGTACGTTCGCAAAATTTCCCAGCCTGTGTTACCAATTATAGCGGGAACCCAGTGGCCTTAAATGCAGCAACCGGTTGCACCGTACCGCCGACAATTACTTGTCCGGCTACTATAACAACAACTGCTGCTTCCGGCCAGTGCAGTAAGTCAGTTTCGTTTAGTGCATCAGCAACAGGAGTACCGGCACCAACGATAGTATATAAAATTGGAGCTACGATAATTACTTCACCTTACACTTTCCCTGTCGGAACAACCACCGTGAACTGTAGGGCATCTAATGGCACTTTGCCTGATGCTACCTGCAGCTTTACCGTTACGGTTAACGATGACCAGCCGCCGGTGATTCACACAATCACAAATCCGATTGTTCTGTTATGGTCTCCCAATCACAAATACCAAACGATAAGTGTATCGCAGTTTGTAACCTCGGTAACGGACAACTGCGGTAACATACCTGTCGGCTATGTCGTTATTACCAAAGTAACAAGCGATGAAGCGGACGATGCACCGGGCAATGGAGATGGCAATACTACGCAGGACATCAAGATTGCTTCTGATTGCAAATCCGTGGATCTGCGCAGCGAAAGAATGGATGGTGGCAATGGACGGGTGTATACAATCTACTTCTTTGTAAATGATGGCAAGGGCAATACTGCCACCGCCACCGCTACCGCTATCGTGGCTCCTAATCAGAGTGGTACTACAGCCATTGATAACGGCCCTGTTTACACCGTGAATGGTAACTGTAACACTGGCAGCTTCATGACGCAAACCCAGTACATAGGAGAGTCTATTACTACGGTTAAACCAGAAGGGGTCAGGGTACAAAACCACCCAAATCCATTCAGTTCATTTACTACCATCCGTTACTGGCTTCCGGCCGAGGCACAGGTTAGTCTTGCAGTGTATAACTCGCTGGGTCAAAGAGTCTCGCACCTGGTGAACGGCCGGATGAGCGCAGGCGAACACGCTGTTAGGTTTGAGGCATCGGATAGAACTGCGGGTATTTACCTGTACACCCTGAAAACGACTGATGCAGAGGGTAAGCCAGTTGTGTTCAACGGGAAGATGGTGATTGCGAAGTAA
- a CDS encoding phage tail protein: MDPFVAEIRIFPFNFPPTGWATCDGQLLPLSQNTALFSLLGTTYGGDGKSNFALPDLQGRSPVQPGQGPGLSLYDLGQSAGEETVTLLQTEIPMHSHTVNAKLAGTAADPNGLLWGNPGGRPAPNFFATAQGTAQNMNPSAVSVSGGSQPHNSLMPYLTLNFCIALQGVFPPRS; encoded by the coding sequence ATGGACCCCTTTGTAGCAGAAATAAGAATTTTTCCTTTCAACTTTCCCCCAACAGGTTGGGCAACATGCGATGGACAGCTATTGCCTTTAAGCCAGAATACAGCTTTATTCTCCTTATTGGGCACAACCTACGGCGGCGACGGAAAAAGCAATTTTGCGCTTCCCGATTTGCAGGGCAGATCGCCAGTACAACCGGGCCAGGGGCCGGGGCTGTCGTTATATGATCTTGGTCAATCAGCGGGAGAAGAGACCGTTACCTTACTCCAGACTGAGATACCGATGCATAGCCATACAGTGAATGCAAAACTTGCAGGTACTGCCGCTGATCCCAATGGTTTGCTTTGGGGAAATCCTGGTGGACGGCCTGCACCTAATTTCTTTGCTACTGCGCAAGGAACGGCGCAAAATATGAACCCATCGGCCGTATCAGTATCCGGCGGTAGCCAGCCTCATAATAGCTTAATGCCCTACCTCACATTAAATTTTTGTATTGCGTTGCAGGGAGTATTTCCACCACGATCATAA